In Cryptococcus neoformans var. neoformans B-3501A chromosome 11, whole genome shotgun sequence, the genomic window CAGTACATGGATTATCTATTGTGAAGATGCAATAATACATTTCTTCCAGGGTGTTAGTCGGTGCAATGGAGGAGTTATATTTTTGATGGGACTCACAAAACACCGTATCTCCAAAAAGCTGCGCCCAAATTGGGTCGTCAATCCCACCTTCGGCCCCACCTAACGCCATCGAACTCATACTAAGTGTTTGTGGGGCAGCACTGGCCATATTCATCAACCAATCATACATGATATCCGAAGGTTGAAAAGTGTCTTGAGTAGACGGTACAAAAGCAGCCGGTGATGGTTGACTAGGATATTCTCCTCGGGCTTGAGAgtatgggaaagaagggagttGCATGTTGGGGTTGGGAATATCGTGAGTAGGGGTAGAAGACACAAAAGGTATGTCGGTGCCGACAAACGGAGTGCGAGTGGGTTCTTGTTGAGAGACGAGAGTGTTCATCCTCGACTGAGACCTTGATTGCAAATTGCTCTCCTCATTTTCACCTCTCGGATTCATTATGGGCTCGCTACCTGCTCTCCAAGCCCTTTTCTTCGACCGCCCACTGTCATCATCCTGCCTGGTCCGCTTCTCACTCCCTGCCCGACTTTCATCAACTATGGGGGGCATGATACTCTCATCCATCAAGGATACCAGAAAATCAGAATATTTTGCAACTTGCCTCCAAGTTCCTTCCAATACAGCACTCGTTTGTTGGCAACATCTCAGACACATCAACGCCGTTTCTCGTTCTGAAGCAGTCTGCTTGCTTGAAAAGATATCAACGAGCAAGATGGTGGCTGCATCCCACATGGGGAGGGCCATCTCAACATCTACAGAAGGCTGATATTGTTCCCGCCGTCCACGCACGAGGCACGCGTCAAAAATGCTTGCTAAGGAACGAGCTGCCTCGACGCATATTCGGAGCGATGGCAAAGCATCAGAATGTTGCTTTTTGGCTTTGTATTGGATCGGAACAAAAGGCTTGTGGATGAGCATTCGAACATAGTGATAGCGACAGTACAACAAGGCGCATTGCTTGAATAGCCGAGTGTCAGACTGCTGGGGGTTCCACTTTAAAGCCTGCGGGACTTGTTTTTCCCAATTGTTGAGAGCAGAGTCAAGCTCAGCCAGGACGGCGTAGTTGGCAGTGATATCCTTGGATTTCAGCCATCCTTTGCTGTGCGTGTGAATTGTCTGAAGAGCAGCTCCAACAATGTGGTCAAGTTTCAGAGTTTCGATGAACGTGGCGAGTATCGATGGGCCCTTCCCTATTGGCTGCTGAAAATCCTTTTCTCGATCTTCGGTAGACCAGTACTCGTCGTCAACATCCGCAGGATATTGCAAATCGAAATCATAGTCCTGGATGGCGAGAGTGCGCCCAATGGCAGAGCAACTAATGCGGTCAATATGGTAAAGACACCAGAACGCTCGACTGCAGAGCTCTCGCTCAGTAGGGTCGGcatggaggagggtggCGCGCATGTGGATACCGAGTTCTTGAGCAGAACGAAGACCATAGCCAGCGACTATCCAGATAAAGTGAGGGATGGCAGTTCCTGCAACGAATTGGCATGTAAGAATTCTACCCTGCAGTTCAAAAAGATTTGGACCCTGGACGATACTTTGACCCATACGCAAGTAGCTGCGAACGTATCTCCATCCGGCAGAATACCGCCTCAAATCATACGGATCGTTGATTATGGTATCGCGGCCACTTTCCGATGCGCACTGATCAAGTGGCCAAATGACTCTGGGGTCGTCATCAAGGTATCGCGCTCCATTCGCGAATAGTAACAGGCAAACCCTTGCAAACCCGTGATGATTTTTCCACTTGCAAGAATTATACTGCTCTTGGAAGACTTTTCGATTAAGCAGCGGTAAATGTAGGTTGACGTGATCAAAATAGGCATCAATGAGTTGCTGGTCGAGGCCTTTTTCGGGCCAGCTTGATAGGTCGAGAGGGCTCAAGCCTTCGCTCGCAATGGCAAGCTCCCACTCGGGAACCTCCCAGAATCGCTGCCTCTTTACACGGTTGACACAAGAGATGAAATCCATTCTTCTCGATGCGGCGCGGGACCGAAGTTCTTGCAGATGAGTGATAAATTGAATACCAGAGGCGGTTCCGTGATATCTCCAGTGATGATCACGTGCACCCATACGTTTCATCGACTCTGCCACGCTAAGCTGAGTTCGGGCTTCCATCTCAGTTTCTTCCGTATCAGACTCTCTCTGGGCATCTAAACTGACAGCCTTGTAGAAGCGTGTCAGAATCCGCTTGAGGTTCGATAATGAGTTCGCGGACGACTCAGAAGATAACGGAGTTACTGAAGGATCGGATGCTGATAATCCGGGACGTAAATCATCAATAACTATAGGCTTTTGGGATGGATAAGGTGGGATTTCAAGAGTATCGAGGAGGTCGTGATAGGTAACAAGGTCAAATGTCTGACGATCGATAGGCGGGCCTACGTAGGAATCGAAATTGAAGTCGGGATGAAGCTGAAACAGAAATAAATACCAGTTAGATGGATatcaggaggaagggcgAAAACATGGCTTGCCTCTTGAAGCAGTTTCTCCAGCCTTCCGCAACGTTGCTCGACGGTTTCCAGATAGCTGGACAGGAAAATGTCAGTATAAGTAAGAAGCTTATCTCAAAACAGACCCTTTAGGGGGACCTCTTCGTTGAGCCTCCTCAATATAGGTACATTCCAAATCTCGTTCAGTACAGTAAGCACATTCTACATTAGGAGTTAGCCAGATCGGTTCCATACGAGGGTCTATTTACTTTTACTCACTATGGCTACTCAGACTGTTCATAGGTCCATCGCACttaatcttctttttccgACAGATGTCGCATGCTCGCTGTGAAATGTAAGCTGGAACTGCACATGGATTATCGGCTGTGCTAACCTGtattttcctcttcttgttgaTATCTGTGGCCATCGCTGATTCACTATGGGATGAAAGTGCAGTCGGTGGTCAAGAATTGCCGAGCTTGGTATATAACGGGACATATTTTGTTTGTCCGCACAGCCCAATCAGGATTCGGCGCCCGGACTACTACCCGATCACGTGACCTAACGGACTTTTTCTGCGCGACGACTTCGAGCAGCCGaattattatttattgtCTATCGATGGATGTATTGCCCATACCCGAACACATGTTCGTTCCCTCAAAAGCAAGGCAGGCATTACACCTCGCCAGTATATCCAAAAGATGCCTATCAAGGTCTAACAACAGTGCTCATCACTGCCCCTGCGGTTGCTCCAAATTTCAGCCGGgtctttcatcatccttaTCTGGAAGACGACTTTCAAGCATCACCTTTCAAAACAGCAGATCCGTCATTCTGGAGCAGAAGACACGATATACGGGACCTAAAAGGAGCTATTCTTCTAACATCCCAAACCAATGGGCCACAGAAGCCGAAGAGGCACATGCAAAGTTGATTGAGGCTGCTGAAGCCAAAGTCAATGTTTACAAAAAAGTCACGGAAGACGTAAGTGTGCTGTGTAACATTAATCTATGTGGTCTTCAATCTGATTATAAAACGAAACTGTAGGAAGCCAAAGCAACAGACATAGATATCAAGAGCCAAATCGAAAGGGCAAGGGTGCAAAAAGAACTCGCGCCTTTGGTTGAAGTCTGGAATAAGTATCTTGAGCTCAAACAGGTGCGATTGCCAGTACAAACCCCGCCTGGACGATGATTGCTCATATGCAAACTTAGTCCATTATTGAAATAAAGCCTTTTCTTGAAGATTCTGATCCTACTCTTCGCCAAATGTTCGAAGCTGAACATGCTTCCCTTGGCACCGAGCTCGACGCTTTGATTACCTCCACTCTTCCCATTGTTCTTCTCCCGCCCCTGTCCACTGCTGCACTGCCTGCAGTGATGTCGCTCAATGCCGGTGTCGGCGGGCTCGAATCAGCCCTATGTACTGAAGATCTCGCAAGAATGTACCTCCGTTTTGCGACTAATAGGGGTtggaaagtggaagaaatCAGTCGGGTAGAAGGGACGGGAGGGAAAGGCGGTGGTGGGATAAGAGAGCTGACGGTCAAGTTCGAGCCACCACAGTatgctgaagaagggatagaGGTTTACGGAGCGTTGCaatgggagaagggggTGCATAGAATACAGAGAGTGCCTGCGAATGAGACACAGGGTAGGATACATACCTCTACAGTCGCTGTCATCGTATGTCTATAATCTCGGCATCTATTCTAAGCTAATCTACTTGCAGGTATTGCCGATGTACCCGGATACCGCTGAGGCACCCTTGGTGGATCCCAAGGACGTCAGAATTGATGTTATGCGCGCTAGGGGTGCAGGCGGTCAGCACGTAAACCGTACTGAGTCTGCTGTGCGATTGACCCATATCCCCACTGGTATCACTGTCTCCATGCAGGATTCTCGTAGTCAACATCAAGTACGTGTTCTTTGCTCACTGGAAAGAGGTGGTGTCTAATAGTAGCCGATAGAACCGAACATGGGCTTGGGAAATTCTTAGAGCTAGATTGTCGGAGAAAAAGCACAacgaagaagtggaagctCGACGTGCTAGTCGACGGGACCAGGTGAAGGGCGCCGACCGAAGTGATAAGATTCGGACGTACAACTTCAACCAAGTAAGTGGATATTGTATTGCGTTTTGATACATTCACTGATACGCACTTCCTAGGATCGTTTAACGGACCATCGCTTTGGAATTACCGTGACAGGCTTGCAACATGTCCTTGACGGTGAAGGGCTTGAAGACGTCATCTCAATGATGAAAAAGGATTTTAACGAACGACGATTGGAGGCCCTTTTgaagggtgaagaagatctCGACTACTAGCTTTTGCATATATCTATTATTCAATGCATAGCATAATGATTTTGAGTATATTGTCCGAACTCGCCCTCACTTTGTGCCCCCGCCACCAAAGAATTTTCTAAtatcttcttgtttttcGTCATAACTTTGACTACCAAGACCACCTTTTTGTCTAATCACCCCTTTCAAGTGGTCTGTGACATCCGAGCACAGCACTCTGATGACAAGTGGTTCGAGGTTGTCTGGATTCGGTGTGCTTGGGGGAGGTGCGGATGGtgcagaagatggagagacgGGACCAGAGGGATCTGTGCTGATTTTGCTGGTAGATTCTGTTCTTGCTTCGTCCTGGCAGGATGTGTATGTAAGTCTCTAAGTTTACAATCAGCAACCGGGAATCACTTACCGCGTATCCAACCTCAGCTTTGGTCCATCCAGTCTATGGCGTAATGGTTaattcttcctcaacttctGGCAGTTCTGGACTCGTTACCGCCACTTACATTGGTCATTCCTAAACAACAACAGGGTCAGTTTCCGTCTATCCTCGGTATATCGTAAAGTCTTGAACTTACCTCTGTAGCTCCATTCTAATGGTGCGtccgtcttccttctcgccaTCAACGCACCCAAAAACTCAGAGTTGAAAATTCCATGGGCAACTACCACAACATGTTTTGACGTAGCCGGTCTCCCTCTACACTCTTTCAATATGGGTTCAATGAATTGCTCGACACTGCAACAATGGTAAGCTGATAATCGACATAAAGACACAAGAACCTACGCTTGGTCTGCACGTTTACGAACATCGGTCAGACTTTCACCCCCTGGGAACTTGAAAACCCTCCCTGGTTGTCGTACCCATCCCGAAGTTTCGCCAAACGGCTTCTGCTCGCCTGTTTGAAGTCCAGAATAAGCCGTAGGCACAGTAATACATTCCAACACCTGACTCACCCTCGCCAAAATGTTGTTCCCTCAAAAGTTCTGAGATTACAAGAGGGGGCTTTGGGTCTGCTTGGTTCTTTAATATTTGCTGGGACTACGAGTAGTTAGCATCGGCCATGGATACGGCCCAAAAAGCGAGTACTCTCTCAAGACTGGACGACGATGACACCCCTTTTAAGGACCAAAGCGGATTTGTGATAAATCTGCATGATCCGGGAAGCAGGCGCTCCTTGACATGCTTTTAAGGTGGAGAGAGCCTCACTTACAGTCCAATGAGCTCTTTTGAGGTCAGAGGCAAAGATGTAATCGAACTTGGTGTCCTTCAAAGATTCACCTAATGCTTTGGCTTGCTACAACAATATAACAAGGTTAGGCTAAGTCAAGATCCCAGGTGAGGAAGTCAATATATGACAATTCTCACGTTCATACCTACAGTTGCCTGGTAAGCGCTGCTATGGCTTCGATTGATTTGAAACTCACCATGTTGCGACAAAGGCGCATCGGACCAGCCAGCCCATAAAGGCTTGAGATTATCTAGCCGTTAGAGGCAATCAGTTTTAATTCGCATTTCACAGTAtagccttcttcaaaatAGAACTATAGGATATCCTTTATACAGGTTAAAACATACCTGTCGATTCTCCATGCCTCACCTGCTCAGTGGAACTGTCAGTTCAAGCGGGCCGCGAAGAAAGGGATGGACGACGTACAATTGTCAGAGTAATCATATTTCGGGCTCTACGTGTATGTTGTCTAGATAGCGAAGTAAAATTTCTGTTCATGAGGGATATAGTGGTGATTCAATGGAGCTCGAGTCGTCTGAAACCGTCGGAATTGAGTCGAGCCTACTGGTCGAGATTGATGTAACGCACTGATGCGGTCCGGACTTGTCGGCTATCATCGTCACTGGGCTATTATACGCCGGTTATCGGATTCAACAAGGTCACTAATAGGGGCGCTTGCCTCGGGATAACGACTTGGATGAATGCATCACCCCTCAAGTAATTATAACGAGTCTTATGCTTAGTTCATTGTAGATGCATAGGGTTGCATTCATTTCCCAATTTTCTTCGCCGAAATACCTAATCTTCCTCGTCCGACATCAACTCGGCCaactccctctcttcttcttctgttaAACCAACagcatccttctcttcagctTCGTCGCACATCAGTTCTGGGGGGTTCAGGATATCTGTGTAATATTATCAGAAAGTGCACTTTGATATACATGATAAAACTTACCTTGAACGGTCCAAGTCCGTAACGTCGCGTCTAAACCAGCACTGACAACAACTAGTTCAGGCTTGCCGTCTCGTTCTCTAAGGTAAGGCTTTATATCTGACACTTCAGCACAGTGGCCTTGAATGGTTCCTTTAAGTCTGTGAGGTTGTGATTCAATGTCCCACACCCTGatatcttcatcttccgatCCAGTCAAGACAAGCGAATGTGCATTGGGAAGGGCAAAAGATGTCAAGGGAAGGATAGATTTGACATATGAGTTGTGGGGAATGGTGAGTGCTGAAGCATTTGTAAAAGGGTGAAGTATAGCCATTTTGTCCATAGACACTAAGGGAAGTCAGAAGACCAGTGCGGCATGACTTTAATTATAACCTACCACTCCATAAACCTTCCTCCGCAACGACCAACTTTGCAACACTGGTCTCATGTCCTAGTACATCCTCTTGGTATACCAGCTTGCCTTGCTCAACTTTCCATTTCTTAATCACACCGAGAGAGTCACCAGTCCAGACTGTGATTGTTCCCATTGGcttgccatcctcatccacatctgCTTTCCAAGTCGCGCACTCCACAGGTCTTGTGTGCTCCTTCAAAATCTGACTACTCCTTGCACTGCCATTGCCTTTGAGAACCTCGGACACATCCCATAGTCTGCACGTTCTATCGGATGAAGTCGATAGCAAAAGGGGAGGGGAGCAGGGGATGACGGTGAGGGACTTGATAAAATCGGTGTGTCCCTCGATAGTCTGCAGGTGCGCGCCAGTGTCGATATCCCAGACACGAACGGTCTTATCCCAGGAACCCGTGAGCAATATATCGGTAGGATTTTCCCCTTGTATTCTCATCAACGCCACACTGGTTACAGGACCTTGGTGGCCGCGATATAGCCGAATGGTCTTGCCTGTCTACGCATTGTCAGCTGGTCTGCGAATGACTAAgcgaaggagagagataAAACGCACCTTGAGGTCGACTCTTCTAGCTTGCCATCCACTCTCGGCGGTGAAGGCATCGTTGTCCCTAATTTCGAGAGCAAGTACCTTGCTGGACAAAGTGATAGGGCTGCCGATTTTTTCGGCGGCTTTAAGTTTGCGTTCTCGAGAAGCTGCTTGTTTTAGTTGGGCGGTTgtttggaagaggtggcCTGGATCGGAGGTCTGCATGACGGAATGGGTTTTTTGGTTGATAATGGGCGAGTGATGGAAAGCAGTTTCAGATGATCAAACAATAAAATGCGAGGAAATAGATGATCACGACGAACGTTAACGATGGTCATATTTTTGTTCTGACAAAGCCGCGTCAACGTCGCGTCTCTTTGATTAGATTATTGATTATGGTTTTGTAACGGCGATGAGTGAGCCTGTGGGCTGTGATGGTACACCAGCGCATCTA contains:
- a CDS encoding hypothetical protein (HMMPfam hit to Fungal_trans, Fungal specific transcription factor domain, score: 40.5, E(): 4.7e-09; HMMPfam hit to Zn_clus, Fungal Zn(2)-Cys(6) binuclear cluster domain, score: 42.8, E(): 9.5e-10) — its product is MATDINKKRKIQRACDICRKKKIKCDGPMNSLSSHKCAYCTERDLECTYIEEAQRRGPPKGYLETVEQRCGRLEKLLQELHPDFNFDSYVGPPIDRQTFDLVTYHDLLDTLEIPPYPSQKPIVIDDLRPGLSASDPSVTPLSSESSANSLSNLKRILTRFYKAVSLDAQRESDTEETEMEARTQLSVAESMKRMGARDHHWRYHGTASGIQFITHLQELRSRAASRRMDFISCVNRVKRQRFWEVPEWELAIASEGLSPLDLSSWPEKGLDQQLIDAYFDHVNLHLPLLNRKVFQEQYNSCKWKNHHGFARVCLLLFANGARYLDDDPRVIWPLDQCASESGRDTIINDPYDLRRYSAGWRYVRSYLRMGQSIVQGPNLFELQGRILTCQFVAGTAIPHFIWIVAGYGLRSAQELGIHMRATLLHADPTERELCSRAFWCLYHIDRISCSAIGRTLAIQDYDFDLQYPADVDDEYWSTEDREKDFQQPIGKGPSILATFIETLKLDHIVGAALQTIHTHSKGWLKSKDITANYAVLAELDSALNNWEKQVPQALKWNPQQSDTRLFKQCALLYCRYHYVRMLIHKPFVPIQYKAKKQHSDALPSLRICVEAARSLASIFDACLVRGRREQYQPSVDVEMALPMWDAATILLVDIFSSKQTASERETALMCLRCCQQTSAVLEGTWRQVAKYSDFLVSLMDESIMPPIVDESRAGSEKRTRQDDDSGRSKKRAWRAGSEPIMNPRGENEESNLQSRSQSRMNTLVSQQEPTRTPFVGTDIPFVSSTPTHDIPNPNMQLPSFPYSQARGEYPSQPSPAAFVPSTQDTFQPSDIMYDWLMNMASAAPQTLSMSSMALGGAEGGIDDPIWAQLFGDTKCIIASSQ
- a CDS encoding hypothetical protein (HMMPfam hit to PCRF, PCRF domain, score: 59.1, E(): 1.2e-14; HMMPfam hit to RF-1, Peptidyl-tRNA hydrolase domain, score: 201.9, E(): 1.2e-57): MDVLPIPEHMFVPSKARQALHLASISKRCLSRSNNSAHHCPCGCSKFQPGLSSSLSGRRLSSITFQNSRSVILEQKTRYTGPKRSYSSNIPNQWATEAEEAHAKLIEAAEAKVNVYKKVTEDEAKATDIDIKSQIERARVQKELAPLVEVWNKYLELKQSIIEIKPFLEDSDPTLRQMFEAEHASLGTELDALITSTLPIVLLPPLSTAALPAVMSLNAGVGGLESALCTEDLARMYLRFATNRGWKVEEISRVEGTGGKGGGGIRELTVKFEPPQYAEEGIEVYGALQWEKGVHRIQRVPANETQGRIHTSTVAVIVLPMYPDTAEAPLVDPKDVRIDVMRARGAGGQHVNRTESAVRLTHIPTGITVSMQDSRSQHQNRTWAWEILRARLSEKKHNEEVEARRASRRDQVKGADRSDKIRTYNFNQDRLTDHRFGITVTGLQHVLDGEGLEDVISMMKKDFNERRLEALLKGEEDLDY
- a CDS encoding hypothetical protein (Match to EST gb|CF185348.1|CF185348; HMMPfam hit to WD40, WD domain, G-beta repeat, score: 110.6, E(): 3.8e-30), translating into MQTSDPGHLFQTTAQLKQAASRERKLKAAEKIGSPITLSSKVLALEIRDNDAFTAESGWQARRVDLKTGKTIRLYRGHQGPVTSVALMRIQGENPTDILLTGSWDKTVRVWDIDTGAHLQTIEGHTDFIKSLTVIPCSPPLLLSTSSDRTCRLWDVSEVLKGNGSARSSQILKEHTRPVECATWKADVDEDGKPMGTITVWTGDSLGVIKKWKVEQGKLVYQEDVLGHETSVAKLVVAEEGLWSVSMDKMAILHPFTNASALTIPHNSYVKSILPLTSFALPNAHSLVLTGSEDEDIRVWDIESQPHRLKGTIQGHCAEVSDIKPYLRERDGKPELVVVSAGLDATLRTWTVQDILNPPELMCDEAEEKDAVGLTEEEERELAELMSDEED
- a CDS encoding hypothetical protein (HMMPfam hit to PGAM, Phosphoglycerate mutase family, score: 23.9, E(): 1.5e-11) — its product is MITLTIVRHGESTDNLKPLWAGWSDAPLSQHGMNQAKALGESLKDTKFDYIFASDLKRAHWTSQQILKNQADPKPPLVISELLREQHFGEGEQKPFGETSGWVRQPGRVFKFPGGESLTDVRKRADQAVEQFIEPILKECRGRPATSKHVVVVAHGIFNSEFLGALMARRKTDAPLEWSYRGMTNTGWTKAEVGYADEARTESTSKISTDPSGPVSPSSAPSAPPPSTPNPDNLEPLVIRVLCSDVTDHLKGVIRQKGGLGSQSYDEKQEDIRKFFGGGGTK